The sequence AAATAAAGATTTTTTAGATGCGTCTGCCCTGCGGCGCCTACATTGACTCCTTTTCTTTTTCCTGCCACCGTACTTTTTTGAAGGGCCGGGAAACGAAAATTCCGAGGCTGTCGCCATACCGGCTTACAGACAGCCACAGCCATGCTCCCGGCAGCAATGATGCGGCCGGGCATGCGAAAGCGTTTCCGGCCGACCGCCGGAGCCGTACTCGAAACAACAAGGGGGGCGTTGTGCGCGCCCTTTTTTATATTTTGCATATGGAGCAACAATGAACACGACTGACATTTCCGACGCTCCCGTCTTTTCCTTCCGCCGCATGGGCGGACTGGATCAGGTGCTGTTACGCACGGACGAGGAATGGCGGCAACTGGGTCAACTGGACCCCAAAGTCTGGATGGCGCTGAGCTGCCCCACGCGCGGGCTGGAATTCGACGCCCGCACCCTGACCCTGCTGGATACGGACCAGGACGGGCGCATCCGCTCGACGGACGTTCTGAACGCCGTGGCCTGGGTCTGCGAGCGGGTCAGGCATCCTTCCCGGCTCACGGAGCCCAATACGGGCCTGCCGCTGGACAATCTGCGCGACGACACGCCCCTGGGCGCGGAACTGCGGGCCGCCGCCCGGCTGGTGCGGGAAAAAAGCGGACAGACCGACGCCGGGGAGATTTCTCCGGAGCAGGCCGGCGCGGCTCTGGCCGCCGTCACGGACTACGCCTTCAACGGCGACGGTGTGGTACCGGCGTCTTCCGTGGACAAGGACGACGAGCAGACCGCCCGCTTCATCCGTCTGGGTCTGACCGTGGTGGGCGGCAAACGCGACGATTCAGGGCAGCCCGGTCTGGATTCCGCCCTGGCCGGACTCTTTCTGGAACGGCTGCGCTCGGCCCGCGCGTGGCGGCAGAGCGTACATCAGGCGGATCTGCCGCTGGCGCACGAAACCTCCGCCGCCTGGAGCCTGCTGCAACGTCTGAGACCCAAAATCGACGACTATTTCAACCGCTGCCGCATGGCGGCCTTTGCCCCGCAGGCCTTGGCGGCCCTGAACGAGGATGCGGAGCTCACCCCCTCGGACGAGGGCGGACAGGCCCTGTTTTCCCTGGAGGCCCTGGCCCGCCTGCCCTTGGCCAGGGTGGCCCCGGACCAGCCACTGCCCCTGGCGCGCGGCGTCAATCCGGCCTGGGGCGACGATCTGGACGCTTTCCGCCGCCTGCTGGCTCCACTGATTCACGAAGACGGAGAAAATGGAGACGGCGAACATGGCGGAGCCGTCCCGGCGGACAGCCTGAACGAAAAAAACTGGCGGGCCATTCAGGAGCGCTTTGCGCCGTATGCCGAGCTGCTGGCCCGGAAGCCCGGCTACGAGCGTCCGCCGGATGACGCCAGACGCGCGGAATTTCCCGGTCTGCCGCCTCTGGCCCTGGCCGGGGAGGACGATCCCCTGCAACGCGACTTTCTGCCCGTGGCCCCGGAAGAAGCCCTGGACAGCCTTTCCTCCGCCGAGCTCGACGCCCTGCTGGACGGCGGCGCGGAGCACGCCTTTGCCGACTATGTGCGCCGGGATCTGGCCGCGCCGCGCATGGCCGCCGTGCGCGATCTGGAAAAGCTGACCCTGCTGCACGTTCATCTCTACACCCTGCTGATGAACTTCGTTTCATTCGCGGATTTTTACGACCCGGAGCGCCAGGCCATATTCCTGGCGGGCACCCTCTATCTGGACAGCCGGGCCTGCTATCTCTGCGTGCCGGTCACGGATCTGGACACCCATGTGCGGCTGGCCGCGCAAAGCCATCTCTGTCTGGTCTACTGCGAATGCCGCCGCACCAGCGGCAGCGGCGAGGAAAAAACCAGTCTCATCGCCGCGGCCCTGACCGCGGGCGGCACCGACGCCCTGATCGAAGGCCGCCACGGCATTTTCGTGGACAACGCGGGCCGGGACTGGGACACCAGCATGCTCCGCCTGGTGCGCAATCCCATCAGTCTGCGCGAGGCCATGTGGGCCCCGTATCTGCGCTTCGGCGCCATGGTGGGCGAACAGCTGCAAAAACTGGTGGCCGCCAAGGACGAGGCCATCACCAAGGCTTCCAGCAAGGCCGTCAGCGTTCTGGACAAAGATTTCAAGGCTGACGCCTCGTCCACAGCCGCCGGGGCTCCGCCC comes from Desulfovibrio porci and encodes:
- a CDS encoding ABC transporter permease; amino-acid sequence: MNTTDISDAPVFSFRRMGGLDQVLLRTDEEWRQLGQLDPKVWMALSCPTRGLEFDARTLTLLDTDQDGRIRSTDVLNAVAWVCERVRHPSRLTEPNTGLPLDNLRDDTPLGAELRAAARLVREKSGQTDAGEISPEQAGAALAAVTDYAFNGDGVVPASSVDKDDEQTARFIRLGLTVVGGKRDDSGQPGLDSALAGLFLERLRSARAWRQSVHQADLPLAHETSAAWSLLQRLRPKIDDYFNRCRMAAFAPQALAALNEDAELTPSDEGGQALFSLEALARLPLARVAPDQPLPLARGVNPAWGDDLDAFRRLLAPLIHEDGENGDGEHGGAVPADSLNEKNWRAIQERFAPYAELLARKPGYERPPDDARRAEFPGLPPLALAGEDDPLQRDFLPVAPEEALDSLSSAELDALLDGGAEHAFADYVRRDLAAPRMAAVRDLEKLTLLHVHLYTLLMNFVSFADFYDPERQAIFLAGTLYLDSRACYLCVPVTDLDTHVRLAAQSHLCLVYCECRRTSGSGEEKTSLIAAALTAGGTDALIEGRHGIFVDNAGRDWDTSMLRLVRNPISLREAMWAPYLRFGAMVGEQLQKLVAAKDEAITKASSKAVSVLDKDFKADASSTAAGAPPKATFDFAKGAGIFAAFSVGISVVSAAFAYIANSIFSLGWWWPVALLILFVCISGPSMLLAWFKLRRRSLGPLLDASGWAVNNGAPINMTMGAALTAVGQLPPGAHHSLDDPYSLHAQLRRKKYPAWLPAAGLTALLLLAAGLAFWFWKEGAPVWLQQWLPAVKK